One Carassius auratus strain Wakin chromosome 16, ASM336829v1, whole genome shotgun sequence genomic window carries:
- the LOC113116753 gene encoding free fatty acid receptor 2: MTNQWVILAIYILTFLIGLPANLLGIYTFFKKLGDKPSPNDILLFNLTASDLVFLLFLPFKMYEAAIGMKWYLSQTLCSIASFVFFTTIYTSSLLLMAVAIDRYLGLGFPFKYRLMRKPLYTAAGSVIIWLVSAAHCSIVFITVHMPDPNATLPKTVCYENFTEKQKKILLPFRLEMFVVLFMLPLLVCIFCYISCICILYSRPHISREKKQRAIGMALCTLTIFLICFLPFNMSHLVGFSSNDSPWWRYYTLLPSTLNTCLDPCVFYFSSYTFCESKTVSLLKRWCFKPKKTKESETELVTVAK; the protein is encoded by the coding sequence ATGACGAACCAGTGGGTGATTTTAGCCATCTACATCCTGACGTTTCTGATCGGCCTTCCTGCCAATCTGCTGGGCATTTACACGTTTTTTAAGAAACTGGGTGACAAACCCAGTCCGAATGATATCCTGCTCTTCAACCTGACGGCTTCTgacttggtcttccttctctttctGCCATTCAAAATGTACGAAGCCGCCATTGGAATGAAATGGTATTTATCCCAGACCCTGTGCTCCATTGCCTCTTTTGTGTTTTTCACCACCATTTACACCAGCTCCCTGTTGCTCATGGCTGTAGCCATTGACCGCTACTTAGGGCTGGGGTTTCCATTCAAATACAGACTGATGCGTAAACCGCTTTACACCGCAGCAGGAAGCGTCATCATCTGGCTGGTCAGCGCTGCCCATTGCAGCATCGTATTCATCACTGTCCACATGCCAGATCCCAACGCCACCCTTCCCAAAACAGTCTGCTATGAAAACTTCACAGAGAAGCAAAAGAAGATCTTGTTACCATTTCGACTCGAAATGTTTGTGGTTCTATTCATGCTGCCGCTCTTAGTTTGTATCTTCTGCTATATCAGCTGTATCTGCATCCTGTACAGCAGGCCTCATATTAGTAGAGAGAAAAAGCAACGGGCCATTGGCATGGCGTTGTGCACGCTCACCATCTTCTTAATCTGTTTTTTACCCTTCAACATGTCTCATCTGGTGGGTTTCAGCAGCAACGACAGCCCATGGTGGAGATACTACACGCTCCTGCCCAGCACCCTCAACACCTGTCTGGATCCGTGCGTGTTTTACTTCTCCTCTTACACTTTCTGTGAAAGCAAAACGGTTTCTTTACTTAAGAGGTGGTGTTTTAAACCTAAGAAGACCAAGGAGAGTGAAACTGAACTTGTGACTGTGGCAAAATGA
- the nek10 gene encoding serine/threonine-protein kinase Nek10 → MPLQDRKSRGPNRSNPKPKDKELLDLKRLLSLITAPVSKQVSSLNQSKGRKPQNSSNVPDHRKIGTTSEASELDNFSVIYRNQRCFSDQPHHRLFLDIFTALINNRLGCRSWLDSSSSDNILRVLNCLRLLIRDPLHQKVFFELQGAGQLAEHMESVATVYLECREQRLEIEQLVAMTYMFQKLSSVEEQRQWIINCGAHKTLMKLLCTRDSSVVLGSLLALTTLAESQECKEKIAELSLVEHLLVFLQEYDMFSKRLSVELLRLLCSVQCVRDQVRQCDGVPVLLSLLHSEHVKLLWSAVWVLVQLCQDPDTSAEIRAWGGVQQLLRILHGERVYVSDRSTIETLSSANAAGRIHRQHVSAEVSPQETAENTINLQAACCAAITELVLDDTTAHNVVQENGVYIIGKLILPQNLQDPQAKSLQCYAFRALRFLFSMERNRHHFKRLFSPELFEMFIDVGHYVRDISAYELLQEKIALLSEEELDVLRESIEMVNQNRPPLRVINGYAVLDHLGSGAFGSVFKVRKQSGQNILALKEVNFHNPAFGKDKRSRDSSVEKIVSELTIIKEQMSHPNVVKYFKTFLEADKLYIVMELIEGAPLAEHFSSLKEKRQTFTEERVWNIFIQICLALRYLHKEKRIIHRDLTPNNIMLGERDKVTITDFGLAKQKQENSKLTSVVGTILYCCPEMVKNEPYGEKADVWAVGCILYQMVTLTPPFYSANMLSLATKIVEAVYEPVQDKAFSERVTEVIKWCLTPNADVRPDIIEVSSRIADIMMKFVDNLCASYNSLERRAERDRRRAQKYFLESNRTRMCGPLQPNGGLREQDGSQAQSLETSASVSEEQEQSQEMSGNVGVKSSGELNILSADCQKAKARPASAGICLSQRKVRQIDDPNQRLLELLHKIIFITQLPPAPQNSFKQRAVERFKKPLFTYGSDPYNLKVELNKVLQGSQELVEMSSASREWWSMIQSLSSDPSTAENRGGESGSTSLQDGLTYEDIQSMVEDVLEGNGYYSR, encoded by the exons ATGCCTCTCCAAGACAGAAAGTCTAGAGGACCAAACAGATCAAACCCCAAACCTAAAGATAA GGAGCTTCTTGATCTCAAGAGGCTTTTATCACTGATCACAGCTCCAGTGTCAAAACAG GTTTCATCTTTGAATCAATCCAAGGGACGAAAGCCTCAGAACTCCTCAAATGTTCCTGATCACCGGAAAATCGGCACAACCAGCGAAGCATCAGAGCTGGATAACTTCAG TGTGATCTACAGAAATCAGAGGTGTTTTAGTGACCAGCCACATCACAGACTGTTCCTGGACATCTTCACTGCGTTGATCAACAACAGACTCGGTTGCAG gaGCTGGCTGGACAGTTCTTCCTCGGACAACATCCTAAGAGTTTTAAACTGCTTGAGATTGTTGATCAGGGATCCTCTTCACCAG AAAGTCTTCTTTGAACTCCAAGGCGCCGGGCAGCTCGCTGAG CACATGGAGTCGGTTGCAACAGTTTATCTAGAATGCAGAGAACAGAGGCTGGAAATCGAGCAGCTGGTTGCAATGACAT ATATGTTTCAGAAGTTGTCTTCTGTTGAGGAGCAAAGGCAGTGGATTATTAATTGCGGTGCACATAAG ACCCTCATGAAGCTGCTCTGTACGCGGGACAGTAGCGTGGTGTTAGGATCTCTGCTGGCTCTCACCACACTGGCTGAAAG TCAAGAATGCAAAGAGAAGATTGCAGAGCTCTCGCTTGTGGAGCACCTTCtagtttttttacaggagtatgaCATGTTTTCCAAAAG GTTGAGCGTGGAGCTGCTGAGGTTGCTGTGCTCGGTGCAGTGTGTCAGGGATCAGGTGCGTCAGTGTGACGGGGTGCCAGTGCTGCTCAGTCTCCTGCACTCGGAGCACGTGAAGCTGCTGTGGAGCGCCGTGTGGGTCCTCGTGCAGCTGTGTCAGGATCCCGACACCAGCGCTGAGATCCGGGCCTGGGGCGGCGTGCAACAGCTGCTGCGCATCTTACACGG agAACGAGTGTACGTGTCTGATCGCTCCACAATAGAAACGCTTTCCAGCGCCAACGCGGCGGGCAGGATACACAGACAGCACGTGTCGGCGGAGGTGAGTCCCCAAGAGACGGCCGAGAACACCATCAATCTGCAGGCAG CATGCTGTGCAGCCATCACTGAGCTTGTTTTGGACGACACAACAGCACATAATGTGGTTCAG GAGAATGGTGTGTACATAATTGGCAAACTGATTTTACCACAAAACCTTCAAGATCCTCAGGCAAAATCTCTACAG TGTTATGCTTTTAGGGCCCTACGATTCCTTTTTAGTATGGAACGCAATAGACATCACTTTAAAag ACTGTTTTCTCCGGAGTTGTTTGAGATGTTTATTGATGTTGGACACTATGTAAGAGACATTAGTGCGTATGAACTGCTGCAGGAGAAAATCGCGCTCTTATCG GAGGAGGAATTGGATGTTCTCAGGGAAAGCATAGAGATGGTGAACCAGAACCGACCTCCTTTGAGAGTGATCAACGGTTATGCGGTTTTGGACCATCTAGGCAGCGGTGCCTTTGGCAGCGTCTTTAAG GTCCGTAAGCAGAGCGGACAGAACATTCTGGCACTGAAGGAGGTAAACTTTCACAATCCAGCTTTTGGCAAAGACAAGCGATCCAGAGACAGCAGCGTGGAGAAGATTGTGTCTGAGCTGACCATCATTAAAGAGCAG ATGTCTCATCCAAACGTTGTGaaatacttcaaaacatttttagaag CTGATAAGCTCTATATCGTGATGGAGCTCATAGAAGGAGCTCCTCTGGCTGAACATTTCAGCTCTCTCAAAGAGAAACGGCAGACGTTCACCGAGGAGAGAGTCTGGAACATTTTCATACAG ATCTGTCTGGCTTTGAGATACTTACACAAGGAGAAAAGGATCATCCACCGAGATCTCACACCCAACAATATCATGCTCGGAGAGAGAGATAAAGTCACTATTA CTGACTTTGGTCTTGCGAAACAGAAACAGGAGAACAGTAAGCTGACGTCAGTGGTTGGGACAATACTGTATTGCTG tCCAGAGATGGTGAAGAACGAGCCGTACGGTGAGAAGGCAGACGTTTGGGCCGTTGGCTGCATCCTCTATCAGATGGTCACCCTCACGCCTCCGTTCTACAGCGCAAACATGCTCTCGCTCGCTACTAAG ATTGTGGAAGCGGTTTATGAGCCAGTACAAGACAAAGCCTTCTCTGAGAGAGTGACTGAGGTCATTAAATG GTGCTTGACCCCAAACGCAGACGTGCGTCCTGACATCATCGAGGTCAGTTCCAGGATtgcagatataatgatgaagttTGTGGACAATCTCTGTGCATCCTATAATTCACTGGAGAGAAGAGCGGAACGAGACAGGAGGAGAGCGCAGAAGTACTTCCTGGAGAGTAACAGGACCAGGATGTGCGGCCCACTGCAGCCG AACGGTGGCCTCAGAGAACAAGACGGATCACAGGCTCAGAGTTTGGAAACTTCTGCATCTGTCTCAGAGGAACAAGAGCAAAGCCAAG AAATGTCTGGGAATGTCGGTGTGAAATCTTCTGGTGAGCTGAACATACTCAG TGCGGATTGCCAAAAAGCAAAAGCACGACCAG CATCGGCGGGAATTTGTTTGTCTCAGAGAAAGGTTCGACAAATTGATGATCCCAACCAAAGGCTTCTTGAACTTCTGCATAAGATAATATTTATAACTCAG CTCCCTCCAGCTCCACAAAACAGCTTCAAGCAGCGGGCAGTCGAACGCTTCAAGAAGCCTCTGTTCACGTACGGAAGTGATCCATACAATCTGAAGGTGGAGCTCAATAAG GTTCTTCAAGGAAGCCAGGAGCTGGTGGAGATGTCTTCAGCCAGCAGAGAGTGGTGGTCCATGATCCAGTCTCTGAGTTCAGACCCATCCACTGCGGAAAACCGTGGAG GGGAATCAGGTTCCACCAGTCTACAAGATGGACTCACCTATGAGGACATACAG AGTATGGTGGAGGATGTGCTGGAGGGAAACGGCTACTACAGCAGGTGA
- the nr1d2a gene encoding nuclear receptor subfamily 1 group D member 2a, which yields MESTKQGGVIAYVCSSSSAPILESCMSDSSNSRSPSSSPPLPTKPSRLTDLSTARLLSKHPRGHTSDKTLTAKSSITKLNGMVLLCKVCGDIASGFHYGVHACEGCKGFFRRSIQQNIQYKKCLKTESCTIVRINRNRCQQCRFKKCLSVGMSRDAVRFGRIPKREKQRMLLEMETAMNNMMNNSQLQHMLHSDSSSSLPSPPDSPRSSSDLSRDSESAVPMDTASSCSSDSGEEDVLSSRRVPLGYSSESLSSCCKEEPPQECWSRWNGSSTADNNLQTTAGPYREHVTQQCHTNNMNNVQTGGNRGHLVCPMSASPFVDPCKRGHEIWEEFSRSFIPAVREVVEFAKRIPGFQDLSQHDQVNLLKAGTFEVLMVRFVSLFDVKERTVTFLSGRKYSVDLLRSMGAGELLNCMFEFSEKLSALQLNEEEMTLFSAVVLVSADRSAIEDVSGVEALQETLIRSLRNLIMKNHSNEAAVFTKLLLKLPELRSLNNMHSEELLAFKIQP from the exons ATGGAATCAACAAAGCAAG GAGGCGTGATAGCGTACGTCTGCTCCTCAAGCTCCGCCCCCATCCTGGAGTCCTGCATGAGTGACAGCTCTAACAGCCGCTCCCCATCATCCTCCCCGCCTCTGCCCACTAAACCGAGCCGCCTGACAGACCTGTCCACCGCCAGACTGCTGTCCAAACACCCCCGCGGACACACGTCTGACAAGACCCTCACTGCCAAGAGCTCCATCACCA AGCTCAACGGGATGGTGCTGCTGTGTAAAGTGTGTGGAGACATTGCCTCGGGCTTCCACTACGGTGTTCATGCCTGTGAAGGCTGCAAG GGCTTCTTCAGAAGAAGCATCCAGCAGAATATCCAGTATAAGAAATGCctgaagacagaaagctgcactATAGTGCGAATAAACCGCAACCGCTGCCAGCAGTGCCGCTTTAAGAAGTGTTTATCAGTCGGGATGTCTCGAGACG CTGTGCGTTTCGGACGCATTCCGAAGCGGGAGAAGCAGCGGATGCTCCTGGAGATGGAGACGGCCATGAATAACATGATGAACAACAGTCAGCTGCAGCACATGCTTCACAGCGACTCCAGCTCCTCCTTACCATCGCCGCCGGATTCACCGCGCTCCTCCTCCGATCTCTCCCGGGACTCGGAGTCAGCCGTCCCTATGGACACGGCCTCGTCCTGTTCCTCCGACAGTGGGGAGGAAGACGTGCTGAGCTCCAGACGCGTTCCCCTCGGGTACAGCTCCGAATCGCTCAGCAGCTGCTGTAAGGAGGAGCCGCCACAGGAATGCTGGAGCCGCTGGAACGGGAGCAGCACCGCCGACAACAACCTGCAAACCACCGCTGGACCTTACAGGGAACACGTGACCCAACAGTGCCACACAAACAACATGAACAACGTCCAGACTGGAGGAAACAGAGGACACCTG GTGTGTCCCATGAGCGCTTCCCCCTTCGTGGACCCCTGCAAGCGCGGTCATGAAATCTGGGAGGAGTTCTCCAGGAGCTTCATCCCTGCTGTACGAGAAGTGGTGGAATTTGCCAAGCGGATCCCGGGCTTCCAGGACCTCTCCCAACACGACCAGGTCAACCTCCTCAAGGCGGGAACCTTCGAG GTGCTGATGGTGCGCTTCGTGTCGTTGTTCGATGTGAAAGAGCGGACCGTGACGTTCCTGAGCGGCAGGAAGTACAGCGTGGACCTGCTGCGCTCCATGGGCGCCGGAGAGCTGCTCAACTGCATGTTTGAGTTCAGTGAGAAGCTCAGCGCTCTACAGCTCAACGAGGAAGAGATGACGCTCTTCTCCGCCGTCGTGCTGGTGTCTGCAG ACCGATCGGCCATCGAGGACGTGAGCGGCGTGGAGGCCCTGCAGGAGACCCTGATCAGATCTCTGAGGAACCTGATCATGAAGAACCACTCGAACGAAGCAGCCGTCTTCACCAAGCTGCTTCTGAAGCTGCCTGAGCTGCGCTCGCTCAATAACATGCACTCCGAGGAGCTGCTCGCCTTCAAAATCCAACCTTAA